In a genomic window of Cygnus atratus isolate AKBS03 ecotype Queensland, Australia chromosome 23, CAtr_DNAZoo_HiC_assembly, whole genome shotgun sequence:
- the LIN28A gene encoding protein lin-28 homolog A, whose protein sequence is MGSVSNQQFAGAKPGEETTGDSPKAENEPQPLHGSGICKWFNVRMGFGFLSMTAKGGATLDSPVDVFVHQSKLHMEGFRSLKEGEAVEFTFKKSSKGLESIRVTGPGGVFCIGSERRPKGKSLQKRRSKGDRCYNCGGLDHHAKECKLPPQPKKCHFCQSISHMVANCPAKAQQSPSSQGKPAYFREEEDMHSSPLLPETRE, encoded by the exons ATGGGGTCTGTTTCCAACCAGCAGTTTGCAG GTGCGAAGCCGGGTGAGGAGACGACCGGAGACTCGCCCAAGGCCGAAAACGAGCCCCAGCCGCTGCACGGCTCCGGCATCTGCAAGTGGTTCAACGTCCGCATGGGCTTCGGCTTCCTCTCCATGACCGCCAAGGGCGGCGCGACGCTGGACTCGCCCGTCGACGTCTTCGTGCACCAG AGCAAGCTCCACATGGAGGGCTTCCGCAGCCTGAAGGAGGGCGAAGCTGTCGAATTCACCTTCAAGAAGTCATCCAAAGGTTTGGAGTCCATCCGGGTGACCGGCCCGGGGGGCGTCTTCTGCATCGGCAGCGAGAGGAGACCCAAGGGGAAGAGCCTCCAGAAACGCAGATCGAAAGGAGACCG ATGCTACAACTGCGGCGGGCTGGACCACCACGCCAAAGAGTGCAAGCTCCCGCCGCAGCCCAAGAAATGCCACTTCTGCCAGAGCATCAGCCACATGGTCGCCAACTGCCCCGCGAAAGCGCAGCAGTCCCCCAGCTCTCAGGGAAAGCCTGCCTACTTCCGAGAGGAGGAGGACATGCACAGCTCGCCCCTGCTCCCCGAAACCCGGGAATGA